The genomic region ATCTAAATCTAAAGATAGAATGTCTTTGTCTACTTTTTTATAAAAACCTTGTCCGGTTTTGCTTCCCAACCAGTTGTTGGTCATCATGGTATTGATAAAATCCGGAAGTTTGAACAGGTCGTGTGCTTCGTCCTGCGGACAGTTTTCGTATAAACCATTGGCTACGTGTACTAAGGTGTCCAAACCTACCACGTCTACGGTTCGGAAAGTCGCTGATTTTGGTCGGCCAATTACTGGTCCGGTTAGTTTGTCGACTTCTTCGATCGTTAGTCCCATGTCTTTTACCAGATGGAAAAGGCTCATGATTCCGAAGATTCCGATACGGTTACCGATAAATGCAGGAGTGTCTTTGGCGACTACCGAGGTTTTACCTAGGAATTTTTCGCCGTAATTGTTTAAAAAATCCAGTACTTCCGGGGCTGTTTTTGGTCCCGGGATGATTTCGAATAATTTTAAGTAACGGGCCGGGTTAAAGAAGTGGGTTCCACAGAAATGTTTTTGGAAATCTTCGCTGCGTCCCTCGCTCATAAATTTGATAGGAATTCCGGATGTATTCGAAGTGATAAGCGTTCCCGGTTTGCGGAATTGCTCGATTTGTTCGAATACTTTTTGTTTGATGTCCAAACGCTCTACTACTACTTCTATGATCCAGTCGACGTCTTTGATTTTGGCTAAATCGTCTTCCGTATTACCAGTTGTAATCCGACTGGCAAACTTTTGATCATAAATAGGGGAAGGTTTCGATTTTAAAGCGTTGGCAAGGTGTTCGTTAACCACCCGGTTTCGAACCACTTTACTTTCTAATGTCAATCCTTTTTTTTGTTCAGCATCGGTTAATTCTCTCGGAACAATATCCAGAAGTAATACTTCCACACCGATATTGGCAAAATGGCAGGCAATACCCGATCCCATAATTCCCGAACCAATAACCGCAACTTTTTTGATTAGTCGTTTCATTTGTAATTACTGTTTTCTTTGTTTGGATGATTTCAGGCGATTGCTCACCTGGAATCAATTAGTACTATAATTATTTAGAATCCTCTTCCGAATGGAAAATGGTTTTATCCAAAATTAATTCGTTGATGATCTCGGCAACTTCCATGAAGTGGTTGAGCTTTTCTTCGCTGATGTTTTGTTTTACGGTCTCATTGAATTTTAAAACGGTGGCTTTGGAAAGCTCGCGTTTTTCCTTTCCGAGTTTGGTCAGGTAGATTAATACACCGCGACCGTCAACCGGATTTTTTTTACGGATTATTAGTCCTTTATCTTCCATCGATTTTAAGGTTCGCGTTAAACTTGTCGCTTCCATTCCCATTTTGGGACCTAAAGCGGTCGATGGCGTTCCGTTTTCCCGATCGATGCTCAATAATGCAAATCCTGTGGCCATCGTGGCGCCATATTTGGTTGCCTCTTCGTTGTACATTCGTGCAACAGCTTGCCAGGTTGCGCGTAAAACATAATCAATTGTTTTATCTTTCATTTTTCTTCAGTGATTTCAAATATACAAAAAAAATACTATGCATGCATAATACTGTTGGATTAATTTTAAGTTAAATAAAAAAAAACTCCTCGGGTATGAGGAGTATCTTTATTTTTTTAAGAGTTCTGGTAGATTTTATCATAGAGATTCTGGTATTTCTCTTTGATGATCTTTCTTTTGAGTTTTAACGTTGGTGTAAGCTCACCTCCATCAATAGACCAGACATTTGCGGTGAGTTCAAATTTTTTGATTTGTTCCCAATGACCAAATTTTTTATTGATATGATCCACTTCTTCTTTGATTCGTTCGATAACCTGTTCGTTGGCTACGATCTCTTCGTTGGTGTTTCCTATGGCAAGGTGTTTTCTACTTGCCCATTCTTTTAGAAAGTCAAAACTTGGTTGAATAAATGCGGCCGGCATTTTTTCGCCATCACCGATAACCATAATCTGTTCGATAAAACGGGATTGCTTCATGGTGTTTTCGATAATCTGCGGCGCGATATATTTTCCGCCGGATGTTTTGAACATCTCTTTTTTACGGTCGGTTATTTTAAGGAAACCTTCGCTGTCGATCTCTCCAATGTCTCCAGTGTGGAAATAGCCGTTTTGTAGTGCTTCTGCGGTTTTCTCGTCATCTTTATAATAACCCATCATAATGCTTGGGCCTTTGCATAGGATTTCTCCGTCTTCGGCGATCTTTACTTCCAGGTTGTCCAGTACTTTTCCAACGGTGCCAATTTTGAATCCGCGGTTACGTTGATCATTTACGGCAATTACCGGAGATGTTTCGGTTAATCCGTAGCCTTCCATGATCGGAATTCCGGCTGCGGCAAAAACACGGGTTAGTCGCGGTTGTAAAGCAGCACTACCGGAAACCATCAGTTCCAGTTGTCCGCCTAAACCTTCCTGCCATTTGCTAAAGATCAGTTTGCGGGCAATGGATAGTTTCTTTTCATACCACCAGCCATTTTCACCATACGGCTTATAATGCAGTCCTAAATCGATCGCCCAGAAAAACAGTTTTTTCTTGATACCGCTTAAATCGGCTCCTTTGGCGTAGATTTTGTCGTATACTTTTTCCAGCAAACGCGGAACGGCTGTCATTACATGTGGTTTTACCTCTTTTAGGTTGTCGCTCATTTTGTCGATGCTTTCGGCAAAATAAATTGAGATACCGTAATATTGGTATAGGTATAAAATCATTCTTTCGAAAATATGACAAACGGGTAAGAAACTTAATCCGCGTGTGCTTCCGGCTCTCAATGGTACGCGTACCGAGCTGGCCAATACGTTCGAAACGATATTTTGGTGACTCAACATAACACCTTTTGGTCTTCCTGTTGTTCCGGAAGTATAAATTAAGGTCGCCAGATCGGTGGTAACAATACTGTTTTTCCGGTTTTCGACTTCCTGTTGGTTGCTTTCGTCTTTTCCTAATTCCAAAACTTCGGTCCAGTTTTT from Flavobacterium sp. WV_118_3 harbors:
- a CDS encoding AMP-dependent synthetase/ligase — protein: MTDVTRLFDFPYYQLEKYNLPDALVTKYNGEWIKTSTQEYLDKANALSRALLRMGIQKNDKIAIISSNNRTEWNITDIGVLQTGAQTVPVYPTISEEDYQYILGHSEAQYCFISDIEVFNKINAIRHNVPSLKEIYSYNVIDGCKNWTEVLELGKDESNQQEVENRKNSIVTTDLATLIYTSGTTGRPKGVMLSHQNIVSNVLASSVRVPLRAGSTRGLSFLPVCHIFERMILYLYQYYGISIYFAESIDKMSDNLKEVKPHVMTAVPRLLEKVYDKIYAKGADLSGIKKKLFFWAIDLGLHYKPYGENGWWYEKKLSIARKLIFSKWQEGLGGQLELMVSGSAALQPRLTRVFAAAGIPIMEGYGLTETSPVIAVNDQRNRGFKIGTVGKVLDNLEVKIAEDGEILCKGPSIMMGYYKDDEKTAEALQNGYFHTGDIGEIDSEGFLKITDRKKEMFKTSGGKYIAPQIIENTMKQSRFIEQIMVIGDGEKMPAAFIQPSFDFLKEWASRKHLAIGNTNEEIVANEQVIERIKEEVDHINKKFGHWEQIKKFELTANVWSIDGGELTPTLKLKRKIIKEKYQNLYDKIYQNS
- a CDS encoding MarR family transcriptional regulator, which translates into the protein MKDKTIDYVLRATWQAVARMYNEEATKYGATMATGFALLSIDRENGTPSTALGPKMGMEATSLTRTLKSMEDKGLIIRKKNPVDGRGVLIYLTKLGKEKRELSKATVLKFNETVKQNISEEKLNHFMEVAEIINELILDKTIFHSEEDSK